Proteins co-encoded in one Bacillus paramycoides genomic window:
- a CDS encoding NAD(P)/FAD-dependent oxidoreductase, whose product MKSYIVVGAGILGASTAYHLAKAGANVTIVDRQQLGQATDAAAGIVCPWLSQRRNKAWYKIAKGGAHYYSSLIQQLEEDGETDTGYKRVGAISLHTDEKKLDKMEERAYKRREDAPEIGEITRLSAEETKKLFPALSEEYSSVHISGAARVNGRSLRNALISAAKKHGATFIKGDAVLVREGNHITGVKVNDETMVAEKVIVTAGAWANEILNPLGINFLVTFQKGQIVHLQTENTATENMPVVMPPNDQYILTFDNSHVVIGATHENETGFDHRVTAGGLHEVFHKALEVAPGLEDGTMLETRVGFRPFTPGFLPVIGPLPNFDGILVANGLGASGLTAGPYLGSELAKLALGQPIELDLNDYDVAGAIE is encoded by the coding sequence ATGAAATCGTATATTGTAGTTGGGGCCGGTATTTTAGGAGCGTCTACTGCTTATCATCTTGCTAAAGCAGGTGCGAACGTTACTATCGTGGATCGCCAACAATTAGGTCAAGCAACAGATGCAGCAGCTGGTATTGTATGCCCTTGGCTTTCACAGCGCCGTAATAAAGCATGGTATAAAATTGCTAAAGGCGGTGCACATTACTATTCTTCTTTAATTCAGCAATTAGAAGAAGACGGTGAAACGGATACAGGATACAAGCGTGTAGGTGCAATTAGTTTACATACTGATGAGAAAAAGTTAGATAAAATGGAAGAACGAGCTTATAAACGACGTGAAGATGCACCAGAGATTGGAGAAATTACACGTTTATCTGCTGAAGAAACGAAAAAATTATTCCCGGCATTATCAGAAGAATACAGTTCTGTTCATATTAGTGGCGCTGCACGAGTAAACGGAAGATCATTGCGTAATGCATTAATAAGTGCTGCGAAAAAGCATGGTGCAACTTTTATTAAAGGTGATGCAGTATTAGTCCGTGAAGGTAATCATATTACTGGAGTTAAAGTAAATGACGAAACAATGGTAGCGGAAAAGGTAATTGTAACTGCAGGTGCATGGGCAAATGAAATATTGAATCCATTAGGTATCAATTTCTTAGTTACATTCCAAAAAGGACAAATTGTTCACTTGCAAACGGAAAATACAGCAACAGAAAATATGCCAGTCGTTATGCCGCCAAATGATCAATATATTTTAACGTTTGACAATAGTCATGTCGTAATTGGTGCTACCCATGAAAATGAAACTGGCTTCGATCATCGTGTAACAGCTGGTGGTTTACATGAAGTATTCCATAAAGCATTAGAAGTTGCACCTGGCTTAGAAGATGGTACTATGCTTGAAACGAGAGTTGGATTTAGACCGTTTACTCCAGGATTCTTACCTGTTATCGGACCACTTCCTAACTTCGACGGTATTCTTGTTGCAAACGGATTAGGAGCTTCAGGTTTAACTGCTGGTCCTTATCTAGGGTCTGAATTAGCTAAACTAGCACTCGGACAACCAATTGAGTTAGATTTAAACGATTATGACGTTGCTGGTGCAATTGAATAA